One Candidatus Acidiferrales bacterium genomic window, AGGAAGTCGGAAGCCTGCATCGTCGAATCGTAGCGGCTCTTGAAATTTTCTTCCTTGTAGGTCTGGAGATGCGTGTTCACGACCAGGGCCGCGAGCTGTGGATCCTCGGCGGCAAACTGCACTTCAATCAAGCGGCTATTGGGGACGCGCTTCACCGAAAGACGGCTCAGAAATTGCCCGAGGATAGCAGGCACTTGCTGATTGGGACCGATATTCGCCAATTCGGCCGGATTCCCGCCGAATTCCGGATAGCGCGCCAAATCCATCGCACGAATGGTCTTCATCGCCAGCGTTTCGCTCTGAAGAATTTTCGTCTGCGTTTCGATGTAGGTATCGAGATCGATATACATGTCGTAGGAATCGGCGTTCTGGAAGGGCAGCGGATTTTCGACTTCGCGATCCACTTCCACACGCGCCGAAGCCAAGTACACAGGCTTCATTTTGAAGGAAGCGATCGTGACGATAGTGACCACGGTCAGGAGAAACGTCAGAATCATCCACTGGTGCTTGCGAAGGATCAGGAAATAATCGAGCAGATTCGGGTCGCGCGGTCCCTGTTCCCAGGAAACTGGCCCAGCCGGAGAAACCACGGCGAGGGAATCTCTTCGCCGCTCCATCGGTGTCAGTTTCGACGCTTCTTCCACGCGCTCGAAAATCCTTTCGCTTCGCTCTGCTATTGCGAACCGCGCAAAATAATCAGTCCCGATGTGATTCCCACGGCTGCATCGCCAGCTTTGTACAACGCCCGTTTCGCGGTGCTATCGGGAACGTACAGCACGTCATTGGCATGCAGAAGAATATCCGGAGCCTTGCGGTTCATAATCATTTTCAACTTCACGTTAATCTGATTTGTTTTGCCCGTTGCGGGATCTTTGCGAAGGATAACCGCAGAATTTGTTTTCGCAGTACCCAGCAAGCCGTGAGCCAGGGCAATGACCTTCATCGTGTTGATGGCCTCGCCCGCATAACTCAGTGTGTAGCCGCCGGGAGTGACCACCGCGCCTGCGACATACACGATGCCGGCGCGCGGCACGGTGATGACGTCGCCCCCATAGACTGGAATGTTGAATGACGGATCGCCGTTTTGCAGGAGATCGGAAACGCGGATGGTGATCGTTTGCGATCCTTCCGCGGGATCAGAAGGCGGATCCGGTTCTCCGCACGCCGTTGCCGGAGGTTTAGGCCGCGTGATGATGATCGAGTTTCCGGCATCGTCGGAAATGCCATCGGCATTGGCCAGAACTTCGAGAAGCGTCGTGGGGCGGTACTCATGAAAGACCATTGGATGGCGCACCGCACCGACCACCGAAATCGGCTCGCTATTCTGCTCCTTCACCATTATTGAAACCTGCGGATGCATGACCAGGCCATTCACCTGAAGAAGCTTTTCAAGCCTGCTTTCCAACTGGAATGGCGTACAACCCGCGACCGAAATCCGGTCCGGGATCAAGGGCATGGAAATGAGGCCGGTCTCGCCGACGCGGACGTCGCGGGTGAGGTCGGGAACATCAAATACGTCAATATGCAAGACATCTCCGGCTCCAATGGGAATCTCTCCCGTCGAGGAACCCGAAGCCTGCGCCAGTTGTACGATCCGCGCGTTAGTCTGCTGCGGGGTTTGAGGATTTGCCTGAGCAAAGGCTAATTGGACACTCAGAAATACGGAGACAATCAACCAAAACGACCGCGGACTGGCGCAGTCCAGAGCTTTCCGGACTGTTGCTAGCATTGAACGGTATGACCCCGCAAAAACTATGGACTGCTCATACCGGAAAGTCAATGAAGTATGTGATTTAGATACCGGCTAGGACTGCGGAGCTGGCTTCCTCCGGGGTAGGGCCGGGGATACGGCGATGGCGGTCAGCAGCAGGAACACGAAGCCATTGGCCGGAATATGAAGATTAAAATCAATAATACTGTGAATTATCATACCCGCACAACCCGTGCACGCTGCCGCATGAATGGCCAGAGAAAACGAACTCTTGTCGGTCAAAAAACTCTTTCTTGCTTCTTGAAAAAAGATCAGGAAGAAGGCCAGGCCGCACAGGCCGCCGGCGACGCCGGTTTCGGCAAGCAGTTCGGCATAGTCGTCATGCGCGTGGTCTACGATTCGGCCGTCGTAATAGGTCTCGTACCGGGGATAGACGTCTACTAACGTTCCCAAACCAGTTCCCAAGATGGGATGGTCCAGGAAAATGCGCCATGTGCCTCGAAGCATCGTGATTCGCCGGTCAGCGGAGAGATCCGAAAGACTGGGAGAGGAGAAGCGATCGAGGACTTTGCTGACCCCGATCCAGCCGAGCAGAACAATGGCGGCCAGCAGAATCGAAGCCAGGATCGGCGCTTGAAGCTTTTGCACATTGCGCAGCCGCATCAGAAGAATCAGTAGAACCACTTCAAAGGCGAAACTCGTGATGCCTCCGCGCGAACCCGTCAGGACAAGAGCGGCGATGGGCACCACGGTGAGAATTCCGGCGAACGGCAACTGCTCGCGGCGCACCCCCTGAAACAACATAACCGACAGGCCAAAGGGGGCCAGCATCTCCATCAAGCCCGCAAAATCATTGCGGTTGACGTATGGACCGAAGGGGCTCCCGCCGCCGGTTAATGGGCGAACCCAATAGAGGACGTCGTGCGAAGTAAAATTCTGCACGATCCCAAAGACCGAAATTGCGAATGCAAAACCCATCAGAAACCAGGTCAAAGCGCGCAAATCGCGCCGGCCGCGAAACGCCTGGCAGGAGAGGAAAAACAAAACAAAGCAGGCGGCTATCTTCAGCAGCGCGACGCGCGTTAGGAA contains:
- a CDS encoding polysaccharide biosynthesis/export family protein, producing the protein MLATVRKALDCASPRSFWLIVSVFLSVQLAFAQANPQTPQQTNARIVQLAQASGSSTGEIPIGAGDVLHIDVFDVPDLTRDVRVGETGLISMPLIPDRISVAGCTPFQLESRLEKLLQVNGLVMHPQVSIMVKEQNSEPISVVGAVRHPMVFHEYRPTTLLEVLANADGISDDAGNSIIITRPKPPATACGEPDPPSDPAEGSQTITIRVSDLLQNGDPSFNIPVYGGDVITVPRAGIVYVAGAVVTPGGYTLSYAGEAINTMKVIALAHGLLGTAKTNSAVILRKDPATGKTNQINVKLKMIMNRKAPDILLHANDVLYVPDSTAKRALYKAGDAAVGITSGLIILRGSQ
- a CDS encoding O-antigen ligase family protein, with product MKTLRLGIIVLLAFGVLAFGAVEVWSETLLEVGAAFLSLWWAVLIFRHRDLEIHWNIIFWPLIAFLGLVVVQLSFGLTAYSFLTRVALLKIAACFVLFFLSCQAFRGRRDLRALTWFLMGFAFAISVFGIVQNFTSHDVLYWVRPLTGGGSPFGPYVNRNDFAGLMEMLAPFGLSVMLFQGVRREQLPFAGILTVVPIAALVLTGSRGGITSFAFEVVLLILLMRLRNVQKLQAPILASILLAAIVLLGWIGVSKVLDRFSSPSLSDLSADRRITMLRGTWRIFLDHPILGTGLGTLVDVYPRYETYYDGRIVDHAHDDYAELLAETGVAGGLCGLAFFLIFFQEARKSFLTDKSSFSLAIHAAACTGCAGMIIHSIIDFNLHIPANGFVFLLLTAIAVSPALPRRKPAPQS